In Pseudomonas sp. MYb327, one DNA window encodes the following:
- a CDS encoding class I SAM-dependent methyltransferase, producing MTSSAQHSQVVQKQFGEQASAYLSSAVHAQGTEFALLQAELAGKGDARVLDLGCGAGHVSFHVAALVKEVVAYDLSQQMLDVVAAAAADRGLSNVATVNGAAERLPFADGEFDFVFSRYSAHHWSDLGLALREVRRVLKPGGVAAFIDVLSPGSPLFDTYLQSVEVLRDTSHVRDYSAGEWLRQVSEAGLQTRSTTRQRLRLEYNSWVERMRTPEVMRAAIRQLQQSMGNEVREYFEIEADGSFSTDVLVLMAER from the coding sequence ATGACCAGCTCCGCCCAGCACAGCCAGGTAGTCCAAAAGCAATTCGGTGAACAGGCTTCGGCCTACCTGAGCAGCGCCGTACACGCTCAAGGCACCGAATTCGCGCTGCTACAGGCTGAACTGGCAGGGAAGGGCGATGCGCGAGTTCTGGACCTGGGTTGCGGCGCCGGTCATGTGAGTTTTCACGTGGCCGCTCTGGTAAAAGAAGTGGTGGCCTACGACCTTTCGCAGCAGATGCTCGACGTGGTCGCCGCAGCTGCCGCTGATCGTGGCTTGAGCAACGTCGCCACGGTCAACGGCGCCGCCGAGCGCTTGCCGTTCGCCGATGGCGAGTTCGACTTCGTGTTCAGCCGATATTCGGCGCACCACTGGAGCGATCTCGGCCTGGCCCTGCGGGAAGTGCGCCGGGTCTTGAAGCCGGGCGGTGTGGCGGCGTTCATCGATGTGTTGTCACCGGGCAGTCCATTGTTCGACACTTACCTGCAAAGCGTCGAAGTGCTGCGCGACACCAGCCACGTGCGCGATTATTCCGCCGGCGAGTGGTTGCGTCAGGTCAGCGAAGCCGGGTTGCAGACCCGCAGCACCACGCGGCAGCGCCTTCGCCTGGAATACAACAGCTGGGTCGAGCGCATGCGCACACCTGAAGTGATGCGCGCCGCGATCCGCCAATTGCAGCAATCGATGGGCAACGAAGTACGCGAATATTTTGAGATTGAGGCTGATGGTTCGTTCAGTACCGATGTACTGGTACTGATGGCTGAACGATAG
- a CDS encoding EAL domain-containing protein, whose amino-acid sequence MPKSVDRIPPMPRIQALDPKRSEQSWESASQLLAALNGARLGAWYWDIERGQISWSRGTQALFGFDPRQPLPADLEYLDLLPPEDRAKTVRAFHAVIAGAPLEQAMHHRIRWPDGSLHWLEINGSLLPDKHGRPRMIGVIREITHQRQREQALSSSEKRFATLFHLCPNMVLLTRQDDGLITEANQYFESLFGWPVQHAIGRTTLELGLWVHPEQRAELVKATKAKGELISMEVQFRASNGQIHDGILSAQKVELEGQPYLLSTFLDTTERKAAEHALKDSQERLDLALDSAQLGTWDWHIPSGMLYGSARAAQLHGMEAKPFHESFDEFFEGVPDEERDTMRDAYRSLREGPAGNYQLTYRVQLPDGSSRYLESRARLYRDENGAPLRMAGTLLDITDQVEREQQLVASEEKFATLFQVSPDPICVTRQDTGQFIEINSSFTQTFGWSAADVIGRSADEIGLWDASGKSLQRVEQVIREQGLNNVATLVRHKDGQSLTCVISSRQINVGDQPCVVTTLRDISQQQRSDAALKASEEKFAKAFHSSPDAITITERDTGRYLEVNDGFSRLTGYRADEVIGRTVYQVGIWAEEKQRSALLAELQIKGRVHHLEMLGRNKRGELLTVEVSVEPITLNETACLLLTARDVSLLKNAEAQIRHLAYHDPLTNLPNRALLMDRLSQQIALLKRHNLRGALMFLDLDHFKHINDSLGHPVGDTVLKIITARLEASVRMEDTVARLGGDEFVVLLSGLEGSRNEVSDQVIQLADTIRELLSEPMFLDGQRLQVTPSIGIALIPDHGSTPTDLLKRADIALYRAKDSGRNTAQMYHNTMQKAASERLRMETDLRLALSRGEFRVHYQPQVDARDNRIVGAEALVRWNHPELGAQSPTEFIKVLEDSGLILEVGSWIVDEACKSFRQLILKGLVDPLDFSLCVNISPRQFRQNDFVERIENSLASYGLPCSLLKLEITEGIVIQNLEDTINKMRRLKKLGVSFAMDDFGTGYSSLTYLKRLPVDTLKIDQSFIRDATTDPNDAEIIRAIVAMARSLELKVIAEGVETPEQLEFLQGLDCHFYQGYLHSPPLPVDEFQKLLR is encoded by the coding sequence ATGCCGAAATCTGTAGACCGTATTCCGCCGATGCCGCGCATTCAGGCGCTTGACCCAAAACGATCCGAGCAGAGTTGGGAAAGTGCCTCACAATTGCTGGCCGCTTTGAACGGTGCGCGGCTGGGTGCCTGGTATTGGGACATCGAACGCGGTCAGATCAGTTGGTCGCGGGGCACGCAGGCGCTGTTCGGCTTCGATCCGCGGCAACCATTGCCGGCCGATCTGGAATACCTCGACTTGCTGCCACCGGAAGATCGGGCGAAAACCGTTCGCGCGTTCCACGCCGTCATCGCCGGCGCGCCGCTGGAGCAAGCGATGCATCACCGCATTCGCTGGCCCGATGGCAGCTTGCATTGGCTGGAGATCAACGGCAGCCTGTTGCCGGACAAACACGGCCGCCCCCGCATGATCGGGGTGATCCGAGAGATCACCCACCAACGTCAGCGTGAACAGGCGCTGAGCAGTTCGGAAAAACGCTTCGCCACGCTGTTTCACCTGTGCCCGAACATGGTCCTGCTGACTCGCCAGGACGATGGCTTGATTACCGAAGCCAATCAGTATTTCGAGAGTCTGTTCGGCTGGCCGGTACAACACGCCATCGGCCGCACCACACTGGAACTGGGCTTGTGGGTACACCCCGAACAACGGGCGGAACTGGTCAAGGCCACCAAGGCCAAAGGCGAACTGATCAGCATGGAGGTGCAGTTTCGTGCCAGCAATGGCCAGATCCACGACGGCATCCTCAGCGCTCAAAAGGTCGAACTCGAAGGCCAGCCCTATTTGCTGAGTACGTTCCTCGACACCACGGAACGCAAAGCCGCCGAACATGCGCTGAAGGACAGTCAGGAACGCCTCGACCTGGCCTTGGACTCAGCGCAACTGGGTACCTGGGATTGGCATATACCCAGCGGCATGCTCTACGGTTCGGCCCGCGCCGCGCAGTTGCACGGGATGGAAGCGAAGCCCTTTCATGAATCCTTCGACGAGTTTTTCGAGGGCGTGCCCGATGAGGAACGCGACACCATGCGCGATGCCTATCGCAGCCTGCGCGAAGGCCCCGCCGGCAACTATCAACTGACCTATCGCGTGCAGCTGCCGGACGGCAGTTCGCGTTACCTGGAAAGCCGAGCCCGGCTCTATCGCGATGAAAACGGTGCGCCGCTGCGCATGGCCGGCACCCTGCTCGACATCACCGACCAGGTCGAACGCGAGCAACAACTGGTGGCCTCCGAAGAGAAATTCGCCACGCTGTTCCAGGTCAGCCCGGACCCGATCTGCGTGACCCGCCAGGACACCGGGCAATTCATCGAAATCAACTCCAGCTTCACCCAGACGTTTGGCTGGAGCGCCGCTGATGTGATCGGGCGCAGCGCCGACGAAATCGGCCTGTGGGACGCCTCGGGAAAAAGCTTGCAGCGGGTCGAACAGGTCATCCGTGAACAAGGGCTGAATAACGTAGCGACCCTGGTCCGGCACAAGGACGGGCAGTCGCTGACCTGCGTGATTTCCAGCCGCCAGATCAACGTCGGTGACCAGCCCTGTGTCGTCACTACCCTGCGCGATATCTCTCAACAACAACGCTCGGATGCCGCGCTCAAGGCTAGCGAAGAAAAGTTCGCCAAGGCGTTTCACTCTAGCCCCGACGCCATCACCATCACCGAACGCGACACCGGGCGTTATCTTGAGGTCAACGACGGATTCAGCCGCCTGACCGGCTACCGCGCCGACGAAGTGATCGGCCGCACGGTGTATCAGGTCGGGATCTGGGCCGAAGAAAAACAGCGCTCGGCATTGTTGGCCGAACTGCAAATCAAGGGCCGGGTCCATCACCTCGAAATGCTCGGGCGTAACAAGCGCGGCGAATTACTGACCGTCGAAGTCTCGGTGGAGCCGATTACCCTTAACGAAACCGCGTGCCTGTTGCTGACGGCGCGGGATGTCAGTCTTTTGAAAAACGCCGAAGCGCAGATCCGCCACTTGGCCTACCACGACCCGCTGACTAACCTGCCCAACCGCGCGTTGCTGATGGACCGCCTGAGCCAGCAGATTGCCTTGCTTAAACGCCACAACCTGCGTGGCGCGCTGATGTTTCTCGATCTCGATCACTTCAAGCACATCAATGATTCCCTCGGCCATCCAGTGGGCGACACGGTGCTGAAAATCATCACCGCGCGCCTTGAAGCCAGCGTGCGCATGGAGGACACCGTCGCACGGCTGGGCGGTGATGAATTCGTCGTGCTGCTTAGCGGCCTCGAGGGCTCGCGCAACGAGGTCAGCGATCAGGTCATACAGCTGGCGGATACTATCCGCGAGTTGCTTTCGGAGCCAATGTTCCTCGACGGCCAGCGCCTGCAAGTTACTCCGAGCATCGGCATTGCGCTGATTCCCGATCACGGCTCGACGCCGACCGATCTGCTCAAGCGCGCCGATATCGCGCTGTATCGCGCCAAGGACTCCGGGCGCAACACCGCGCAGATGTATCACAACACCATGCAAAAGGCCGCCAGCGAGCGCCTGCGCATGGAAACCGATTTGCGCCTGGCCCTTTCCCGGGGTGAGTTTCGTGTGCATTACCAGCCCCAGGTCGACGCCCGGGATAACCGCATCGTCGGTGCCGAAGCGCTGGTGCGCTGGAACCATCCGGAACTCGGCGCGCAATCCCCCACCGAATTCATCAAGGTCCTGGAGGACAGCGGACTGATTCTGGAGGTCGGCAGCTGGATCGTCGATGAAGCCTGCAAGTCCTTCAGGCAACTGATCCTGAAAGGCCTGGTGGACCCGCTGGATTTCAGCCTGTGTGTAAACATCAGCCCACGACAGTTCCGCCAGAACGACTTTGTCGAACGCATCGAAAACAGCCTCGCCAGCTACGGCCTGCCCTGCTCGTTGCTGAAACTGGAAATTACCGAAGGCATCGTCATCCAGAACCTGGAAGACACCATCAACAAAATGCGCCGCCTGAAAAAACTCGGCGTGAGCTTTGCCATGGACGACTTCGGTACGGGCTACTCGTCGCTGACCTACCTCAAGCGCCTGCCGGTCGACACACTGAAAATCGACCAGTCGTTCATCCGCGACGCCACCACCGATCCCAACGACGCCGAAATCATCCGCGCGATCGTCGCCATGGCGCGCAGCCTGGAACTCAAAGTGATCGCCGAAGGTGTGGAAACTCCGGAGCAACTGGAGTTCTTGCAAGGGCTGGACTGCCATTTCTATCAGGGGTATTTGCACAGCCCGCCGTTGCCGGTTGATGAGTTTCAGAAATTGCTTAGGTAG
- a CDS encoding LysR family transcriptional regulator has product MDLANLNAFIAIAETGSFSGAGERLHLTQPAISKRIAGLEQQLKVRLFDRLGREVGLTEAGRALLPRAYQILNVLDDTRRALTNLTGEVAGRLTLATSHHIGLHRLPPLLREFTRRYPDVALDIQFLDSEVAYEEILHGRAELAVITLAPEPHALVKATPVWDDPLDFVVAPEHSLLLNGKVSLADIALHPAVFPGGNTFTHHIVQRLFEAQGLTPNIAMSTNYLETIKMMVSIGLAWSVLPRTMLDDQVARIPLPGIQLSRQLGYILHTERTLSNAARAFMALLDAQIELPGTQG; this is encoded by the coding sequence ATGGATCTGGCCAACCTCAATGCCTTTATTGCCATCGCCGAGACCGGCAGCTTCTCCGGCGCGGGCGAACGGCTGCACCTGACCCAGCCGGCCATCAGCAAACGCATCGCCGGGCTCGAACAGCAATTGAAGGTGCGGCTGTTCGATCGATTGGGCCGTGAAGTCGGTCTGACCGAGGCTGGCCGCGCCTTGCTGCCGCGCGCGTACCAAATTCTGAATGTACTGGATGATACTCGCCGCGCCCTGACCAACCTCACCGGCGAGGTGGCCGGCCGTCTGACTCTGGCCACCAGTCACCACATCGGCCTGCACCGGTTGCCGCCTTTATTAAGAGAATTCACCCGACGCTATCCGGACGTGGCGCTGGATATTCAGTTCCTCGATTCGGAAGTGGCCTACGAAGAAATTCTCCATGGCCGGGCCGAATTGGCGGTCATCACTTTGGCGCCGGAACCCCACGCGCTGGTCAAGGCCACGCCGGTGTGGGATGACCCGCTGGATTTCGTGGTCGCCCCGGAGCATTCGCTACTCCTCAACGGCAAGGTCAGCCTTGCGGATATCGCCCTTCACCCGGCGGTTTTTCCCGGTGGCAACACCTTTACCCATCACATCGTCCAGCGCCTTTTTGAAGCCCAGGGCCTGACGCCGAACATCGCCATGAGCACCAATTACCTGGAGACCATCAAGATGATGGTCTCCATTGGCCTGGCATGGAGCGTATTGCCGCGCACCATGCTTGATGATCAAGTTGCACGAATACCGCTGCCGGGCATACAACTGTCTCGCCAGCTAGGCTATATCCTGCACACAGAAAGGACGCTCTCGAATGCAGCACGGGCCTTCATGGCGCTGCTGGATGCTCAAATCGAACTGCCAGGGACTCAAGGCTGA
- the leuD gene encoding 3-isopropylmalate dehydratase small subunit produces the protein MRAFTQHTGLVAPLDRANVDTDQIIPKQFLKSIKRTGFGPNLFDEWRYLDVGQPYQDNSKRPLNKEFVLNAERYQGASVLLACENFGCGSSREHAPWALEEYGFRSIIAPSYADIFFNNSFKNGLLPIILSDAEVDELFQQVEANPGYQLQVDLQAQTVTRPDGKVLSFEIDAFRKHCLLNGLDDIGLTLQDGDAIATFEAKHRASQPWLFRDA, from the coding sequence ATGAGAGCATTTACTCAACATACCGGACTTGTCGCGCCTTTGGATCGTGCCAACGTCGACACCGACCAGATCATCCCGAAGCAGTTCTTGAAGTCGATCAAGCGCACCGGTTTCGGCCCGAACCTGTTCGATGAATGGCGCTACCTGGACGTGGGGCAACCGTACCAGGACAACTCCAAGCGTCCGCTGAACAAGGAGTTCGTGCTCAACGCCGAGCGTTATCAAGGCGCCAGCGTGTTACTGGCCTGCGAGAACTTCGGTTGCGGCTCCAGCCGCGAACACGCGCCGTGGGCCCTGGAAGAATACGGTTTCCGCAGCATCATCGCGCCGAGCTACGCCGACATCTTCTTCAACAACAGCTTCAAGAACGGGTTGCTGCCGATCATCTTGAGCGATGCCGAAGTGGATGAGCTGTTCCAACAGGTCGAGGCCAATCCGGGCTACCAGTTGCAGGTCGACCTGCAAGCCCAGACCGTGACCCGTCCGGACGGCAAGGTGCTGAGCTTTGAAATCGACGCATTCCGCAAGCACTGCTTGCTCAATGGCCTGGACGACATCGGCCTGACCTTGCAGGACGGCGATGCGATTGCGACGTTTGAAGCCAAGCACCGTGCGAGTCAGCCGTGGTTGTTTCGCGACGCGTGA
- the leuC gene encoding 3-isopropylmalate dehydratase large subunit has translation MAGKTLYDKLWDSHLVKQRDDGSALIYIDRHIIHEVTSPQAFEGLRLAGRKPWRIDANIATPDHNVPTTPERKGGIDAIVDQVSRLQVQTLDDNCDEYGIVEFKMNDVRQGIVHVIGPEQGATLPGMTVVCGDSHTSTHGAFGALAHGIGTSEVEHVLATQCLVAKKMKNMLVSVEGKLPFGVTAKDIVLAVIGKIGTAGGNGHAIEFAGSAIRDLSVEGRMTICNMSIEAGARVGLVAADEKTVAYVKGRPFAPKGAEWDLAVEAWKDLVSDKDAKFDTIVELDATQIKPQVSWGTSPEMVLAVDQNVPDPAKEMDLVKRGSIERALKYMGLTANQAITDIQLDRVFIGSCTNSRIEDLRAAAVIAKGRKVASTIKQAIVVPGSGLVKAQAESEGLDKIFLEAGFEWREPGCSMCLAMNPDRLESGEHCASTSNRNFEGRQGAGGRTHLVSPAMAAAAAVNGRFVDVRELIQGAQ, from the coding sequence ATGGCCGGCAAAACGCTCTACGACAAGCTCTGGGATTCGCATTTGGTCAAGCAGCGCGACGATGGCTCTGCGCTGATCTACATCGATCGTCACATCATCCACGAAGTGACTTCGCCGCAAGCCTTTGAAGGTCTGCGTCTGGCCGGGCGCAAGCCTTGGCGCATCGATGCCAACATCGCGACCCCGGACCACAACGTACCGACCACTCCGGAGCGCAAGGGCGGCATCGACGCCATTGTTGACCAGGTCTCGCGTCTGCAGGTCCAGACCCTCGACGACAACTGTGATGAATACGGTATCGTCGAATTCAAGATGAACGACGTCCGCCAAGGCATCGTCCACGTCATCGGCCCGGAGCAGGGCGCTACCTTGCCGGGCATGACCGTGGTTTGCGGCGACTCCCACACCTCGACCCACGGCGCATTCGGCGCCTTGGCTCACGGTATTGGCACTTCCGAGGTCGAGCACGTGCTCGCCACCCAGTGTCTGGTCGCCAAGAAAATGAAAAACATGCTGGTTTCCGTCGAAGGCAAGTTGCCGTTCGGCGTAACCGCCAAGGACATCGTCCTCGCGGTGATCGGCAAGATCGGCACTGCCGGCGGCAACGGCCACGCCATCGAGTTCGCCGGTAGCGCGATTCGTGACCTGTCTGTCGAAGGCCGCATGACTATCTGCAACATGTCCATCGAGGCCGGCGCTCGCGTAGGTCTGGTGGCCGCCGACGAAAAAACCGTGGCTTACGTGAAGGGCCGTCCATTTGCTCCGAAAGGCGCGGAATGGGACTTGGCTGTCGAAGCGTGGAAAGACCTGGTTTCTGATAAAGACGCCAAGTTCGACACCATCGTTGAACTCGACGCGACCCAGATCAAGCCGCAGGTGAGCTGGGGCACTTCGCCGGAAATGGTGTTGGCGGTCGATCAGAACGTTCCGGATCCTGCGAAGGAAATGGATCTGGTCAAGCGCGGCTCCATCGAACGTGCCTTGAAGTACATGGGTTTGACCGCCAATCAGGCGATCACCGACATTCAGCTGGACCGCGTATTTATCGGCTCCTGCACCAACTCGCGAATCGAAGATTTGCGCGCTGCGGCGGTGATTGCCAAGGGCCGCAAAGTGGCTTCGACCATCAAGCAGGCCATCGTGGTTCCGGGTTCGGGTCTGGTGAAGGCGCAGGCGGAATCGGAAGGCCTGGACAAGATTTTCCTCGAAGCCGGTTTCGAATGGCGCGAACCAGGTTGCTCGATGTGCCTGGCGATGAACCCGGACCGTTTGGAATCAGGCGAGCATTGCGCTTCCACGTCGAACCGTAACTTCGAAGGCCGTCAGGGCGCCGGTGGCCGTACCCACCTCGTCAGCCCGGCCATGGCCGCCGCAGCCGCTGTGAACGGTCGTTTCGTCGACGTCCGTGAATTGATCCAGGGAGCGCAGTAA